In one Dreissena polymorpha isolate Duluth1 chromosome 7, UMN_Dpol_1.0, whole genome shotgun sequence genomic region, the following are encoded:
- the LOC127839699 gene encoding E3 SUMO-protein ligase KIAA1586-like: MYKFSMESGGKKRKLSLLDFGFKAKSGSDDGSANLNTSEAMAVDVTPLQSNIDQPTVSGSDSNIDQLTVSGSYMTDTDKPTSSEKSSDSGSQEKHKPFTDDECLTLTQSLFESCTNKVHSRYLCQQAFCSDISDSEKKRLSPKKFNHSKLTDYWWLSFVEGQGMYCILCKKHNLKHKLNKRDVFVTTPATRFLEDALKVHAASQMHKSAIETEMVQKLSIFHTEVCHKKNVESSLYEKVFSTVYFLMKNFVSNRKLLPLLDMIENVFEYENLRFFNHKSAGSQRDFFLLLGDTVKDSVIEKAHKAQAYGLLTDEVSDISVTEHLITFIQYFDQELGSVQTSFLSCQNIFEHYSSANAKAISDLLLESINTSGLDLGKFTGFSSDGASVMVGKKGGVATLLREKCPTLINVHCICHKLALSCTDSNEGIKYVKEVELVLRQLWNYFENSPKRMACYLKVQMELKGLNLSKGASKKVASRLKKACRTRWLSLDSSVTAVYNDYEALLQTLDLAKTEDALGLSKKIRNIKFLDPVMLLDQEELREEIKAAIKTFNLEDDSDSSSSASYSDSDSD; the protein is encoded by the exons ATGTACAAATTCAGCATGGAGTCTGGTGGCAAGAAAAGAAAACTCAGTCTTTTAGACTTTGGCTTTAAAGCTAAATCTG GCTCAGATGATGGTTCTGCGAACCTAAACACTAGTGAAGCAATGGCAGTTGATGTGACACCATTGCAGAGCAACATAGATCAGCCGACAGTTTCAGGGAGTGATAGCAACATAGATCAGCTGACAGTTTCAGGGAGTTATATGACAGATACGGATAAGCCTACCAGTTCGGAAAAATCATCAGATTCTGGGAGTCAAGAAAAGCACAAGCCTTTTACTGATGATGAGTGTCTTACTTTGACACAGTCATTATTTGAAAGTTGTACCAACAAAGTTCACAGTCGATATTTATGTCAACAAGCTTTCTGCAGCGATATTTCTGACTCTGAAAAGAAAAGACTTTCACCAAAAAAGTTTAATCATAGCAAGTTAACTGATTATTGGTGGCTGTCATTTGTTGAGGGGCAGGGAATGTACTGTATATTATGTAAAAAGCATAACTTaaagcataaattaaacaaaagagaTGTTTTTGTTACCACACCTGCTACTAGATTCTTGGAGGATGCTCTTAAAGTTCATGCTGCTTCTCAAATGCACAAATCAGCCATTGAAACAGAAATGGTTCAGAAATTGTCAATTTTTCATACTGAAGTGTGTCACAAAAAGAATGTTGAATCGTCTTTATATGAAAAAGTTTTTTCCACTGTTTACTTTCTTATGAAAAACTTTGTTTCAAATAGGAAATTGTTGCCATTGTTAGATATGATTGAAAATGTCTTTGAGTATGAGAATTTAAGATTTTTTAACCACAAGTCTGCTGGTTCACAAAGGGATTTTTTTCTGTTACTTGGTGATACAGTCAAGGATAGTGTAATAGAGAAAGCTCACAAGGCCCAAGCATATGGTTTGCTGACAGATGAAGTATCAGATATTAGCGTGACAGAACATTTGATTACATTTATTCAGTATTTTGATCAGGAGCTAGGCAGTGTGCAAACATCATTTCTTTCTTGTCAGAACATTTTTGAACATTATTCTTCAGCAAATGCCAAGGCCATCTCTGATCTTCTTCTTGAGTCAATAAACACAAGTGGGCTTGATCTTGGTAAATTTACAGGATTTTCCTCTGATGGCGCATCGGTAATGGTTGGGAAAAAAGGAGGGGTTGCTACATTACTTAGAGAGAAGTGCCCAACTCTTATAAATGTTCACTGTATATGTCATAAACTCGCCCTTTCTTGTACAGACAGCAATGAAGGCATAAAGTATGTGAAAGAAGTAGAACTTGTTCTAAGGCAGTTGTGGAACTATTTTGAAAACTCACCCAAAAGAATGGCATGTTATCTTAAGGTACAGATGGAACTTAAAGGATTAAATTTGAGTAAAGGTGCATCTAAGAAAGTTGCTTCACGCTTGAAGAAAGCCTGTAGGACCAGGTGGTTAAGTCTTGATTCTTCTGTTACAGCAGTCTACAATGACTATGAAGCTTTATTACAAACTTTAGATCTTGCTAAAACTGAAGATGCTTTGGGACTTTCTAagaaaataagaaacataaaatttcTTG ACCCTGTCATGTTATTAGATCAGGAAGAATTGAGGGAAGAGATCAAAGCAGCTATTAAGACATTTAATTTAGAGGATGATTCAGATTCTAGCAGCAGTGCCAGTTACAGTGATAGTGACTCTGACTAG